The following coding sequences lie in one Sedimentibacter sp. MB35-C1 genomic window:
- the polA gene encoding DNA polymerase I yields MKNKIMILDGNSLLFRAFYAMPPLKTKKGQYTNAVYGFLSMLYKLLDTYSPEYICVAFDPKKPSFRHDQYKDYKANRAKAPNELVEQFQLIRDVLDIHNIKCVEIEGFEADDVAGTFAGAAEKQGAEVYLVTSDKDYLQLIDENTKVILTKKGVTNTEEMSLQSMEDTYGITPEQFIDLKALMGDSSDNIPGVGGVGEKTALKLIREYGSLDGVYENIENIKGKLKEKLETDKMQAYMSQTLARIIIDIPVDFNLDEYKIQEADSQKLLDMYDELEFRTLKKRISAENTQKKAQMSMFDSEFKKSDEMQVKKVSVIYIDKPEDVKDVAENIAKSGKLVLKFLMDSDRALYGKAIAVGISDGRDIYYIDLYKADETTVIEALRDVFERDDIQISGHSIKNEVIYLMKKNIELNSISFDSEIGKYLLDPSESSYSIDKIAYEYLNDEIPSENDILGTGKKRLSFGELDLEERKNYICNYLKTVQGAEKYIIEEIKSLEMLDLYNIIELPLIEVLAYMEFVGFKVDMDVMDSLGAHFQEKISFLEKEIYEMAGEKFNINSPKQLSVILFEKLGLPVIKKTKTGISTDAEVLDRLKSEHEIINLILEYRSMVKLNSTYVEGLKNVVSSETGRVHSSFNQTITATGRISSTEPNLQNIPTRTQEGRELRKAFVAEDGYVLCDADYSQIELRVLAHLADEKNLIDAFANNEDIHTKTASQVFHVSMEDVTSEMRSRAKAVNFGIVYGISDYGLSRDLSIPRKEAKQYIDNYLKYFGSIDMYMKHIVEQGKADGYVTTYFGRRRSIPELASRNFNIRSFGERIALNTPVQGTAADIIKCAMVGVYKRLKKNKMKSRLILQVHDELIIEAYDSELEEVKKILKEEMENVVETFKVSLKSDVNVGRSWYEAK; encoded by the coding sequence ATGAAAAACAAAATTATGATACTGGACGGCAATAGTCTGCTTTTTAGAGCATTTTATGCTATGCCGCCTCTTAAAACAAAAAAAGGGCAATATACAAATGCGGTATATGGTTTTTTAAGCATGTTGTATAAGCTTTTAGATACATATTCTCCTGAATACATATGTGTTGCTTTCGATCCTAAAAAACCGTCCTTCAGACATGATCAGTACAAGGACTACAAGGCGAACAGGGCAAAAGCACCTAACGAATTAGTTGAGCAATTCCAGCTTATTAGAGACGTTCTTGATATACATAACATAAAATGTGTTGAAATTGAAGGATTTGAGGCGGATGATGTTGCCGGAACATTTGCTGGCGCCGCTGAAAAGCAAGGGGCTGAAGTATACCTTGTTACCAGTGACAAGGACTACTTGCAGCTTATTGATGAAAATACAAAGGTAATTTTGACAAAAAAGGGAGTTACAAATACAGAGGAAATGAGCTTGCAGTCAATGGAGGACACATACGGTATAACGCCTGAGCAGTTTATTGATTTAAAGGCATTGATGGGAGACTCATCCGATAATATACCAGGTGTCGGCGGTGTGGGAGAAAAAACTGCGTTGAAGCTTATACGTGAATACGGAAGCCTCGACGGCGTGTATGAAAATATAGAAAACATTAAGGGCAAGCTTAAAGAAAAACTTGAAACTGACAAGATGCAGGCATATATGAGCCAGACTCTTGCGAGAATTATAATAGACATACCTGTGGATTTTAATTTGGATGAATATAAAATTCAGGAAGCAGATTCACAGAAGCTGTTAGATATGTATGACGAGCTTGAGTTCAGAACCTTAAAAAAAAGAATCTCAGCGGAAAATACGCAAAAGAAAGCTCAGATGTCAATGTTTGACTCAGAATTTAAAAAGTCCGATGAAATGCAAGTAAAAAAAGTCTCTGTTATTTATATTGATAAGCCGGAAGATGTTAAGGATGTCGCAGAAAATATTGCAAAAAGCGGAAAACTTGTCTTAAAGTTTCTTATGGACTCTGACAGAGCTCTTTACGGAAAAGCCATTGCTGTTGGAATATCAGATGGAAGAGATATATACTACATAGATTTGTATAAGGCAGATGAAACAACAGTTATAGAAGCCTTAAGAGATGTTTTTGAGCGGGATGATATCCAGATAAGCGGCCACAGCATTAAAAATGAAGTTATATACCTGATGAAGAAAAATATTGAGCTTAACAGCATATCATTTGATTCTGAAATAGGAAAATATCTTCTCGATCCGTCGGAAAGTTCTTATTCCATAGATAAAATTGCATATGAATACTTAAATGATGAAATACCCTCTGAGAATGATATTCTTGGCACAGGTAAAAAAAGACTATCATTTGGTGAACTTGATTTGGAAGAAAGGAAAAATTATATATGCAATTATCTGAAGACTGTGCAGGGAGCAGAAAAGTACATTATAGAAGAAATCAAGAGTTTGGAAATGTTAGATCTTTATAATATTATTGAGCTTCCTTTGATTGAAGTGTTGGCATATATGGAGTTTGTCGGGTTTAAGGTAGACATGGATGTAATGGACAGTCTGGGTGCTCACTTTCAGGAAAAAATAAGTTTTCTAGAGAAAGAAATTTACGAGATGGCAGGAGAGAAATTTAATATTAATTCACCTAAGCAGCTTTCAGTTATATTGTTTGAAAAGCTGGGCCTGCCTGTAATAAAGAAAACTAAGACGGGAATATCCACAGATGCAGAGGTACTCGATAGGTTGAAATCGGAGCATGAAATTATTAATCTAATATTGGAATACAGATCCATGGTTAAACTTAATTCAACATATGTGGAGGGACTGAAAAATGTTGTTAGCAGTGAAACCGGAAGGGTGCATTCGTCATTTAACCAGACAATTACGGCTACAGGCAGAATTTCCAGCACAGAGCCAAACCTTCAGAATATACCTACAAGGACTCAGGAGGGCAGGGAGCTTAGGAAAGCTTTTGTGGCAGAAGACGGATATGTCCTTTGCGATGCGGATTATTCGCAGATAGAGTTGAGGGTGCTTGCCCATCTGGCAGATGAAAAAAATCTTATTGATGCATTCGCAAACAATGAGGACATACACACAAAGACCGCGTCCCAGGTTTTCCATGTTAGTATGGAAGATGTAACCTCCGAAATGAGAAGCAGGGCTAAGGCGGTAAACTTTGGCATAGTCTACGGTATAAGTGATTACGGTCTGAGCAGGGATTTAAGCATTCCAAGAAAAGAAGCAAAGCAGTACATTGACAACTATCTCAAGTATTTCGGAAGTATCGACATGTATATGAAGCATATAGTGGAACAGGGCAAAGCCGACGGATATGTAACAACATATTTCGGCAGGAGAAGAAGTATACCGGAACTGGCATCAAGAAACTTCAATATACGATCGTTTGGGGAAAGAATTGCACTTAACACACCTGTTCAGGGAACCGCTGCAGATATAATCAAGTGTGCCATGGTAGGAGTGTACAAGAGATTAAAGAAAAACAAAATGAAATCCAGGCTTATATTGCAGGTGCATGACGAACTCATTATCGAAGCATATGATTCAGAGCTGGAAGAAGTGAAAAAAATACTTAAAGAAGAAATGGAAAATGTAGTTGAAACATTCAAGGTAAGTCTTAAATCTGATGTAAATGTGGGAAGAAGCTGGTATGAAGCAAAATAA
- the coaE gene encoding dephospho-CoA kinase (Dephospho-CoA kinase (CoaE) performs the final step in coenzyme A biosynthesis.) yields the protein MKQNNKKVIVITGGIGTGKSTAVNIIKKFGFLVLDSDKIVHEGYNRGRALYYKVTEVFGSKILDEHNAINRQALGRIVFNDEKKLTMLNSIVHEYVIDMLAKGVEASEDEVVFLDIPLILESIRTKKGYGLKYDEVWLIYVNSETQAARLKQRAIKENKNPEDVLNIINKQIPIDDKVSMVDEVIINDGTIEELEGKITELFKIKGLSR from the coding sequence ATGAAGCAAAATAATAAAAAAGTGATTGTCATAACAGGTGGAATTGGAACAGGAAAATCAACTGCCGTAAATATAATTAAAAAATTCGGTTTTTTGGTTCTGGATTCCGATAAAATTGTTCATGAGGGCTATAATAGAGGAAGAGCTCTTTATTATAAGGTAACCGAAGTATTCGGTAGCAAAATATTAGATGAGCATAATGCTATAAACAGGCAGGCTCTGGGTAGAATAGTATTTAATGATGAAAAAAAACTAACTATGTTAAATTCAATTGTGCATGAATATGTCATTGATATGCTTGCAAAGGGCGTTGAAGCTTCAGAAGATGAAGTAGTTTTTCTTGATATTCCTCTGATTTTGGAAAGTATCAGAACAAAGAAGGGATATGGCTTGAAATACGACGAAGTATGGCTCATATATGTAAATTCGGAAACACAGGCGGCTCGATTGAAACAAAGAGCAATAAAAGAAAATAAAAATCCTGAGGATGTATTAAATATAATAAATAAACAAATACCTATAGATGATAAGGTATCTATGGTTGATGAAGTCATAATCAATGATGGTACAATTGAGGAGCTTGAAGGAAAAATTACTGAGCTTTTTAAAATAAAAGGATTAAGTAGGTGA
- a CDS encoding class I SAM-dependent methyltransferase, whose product MKKLCMTVNKMFKLPVHPFNLNNEGKKTYAEWQYEKGIDTIKFYLKHTSVDEMFKDKVVLDIGCGAGGKTVYYASRGVKKIVGVEILGKYKEEAEGLAKKYGMEDKFQFVSADASKTPFEDETFDTIIMNDAMEHVDEPEKVLDECYRILKKNGRLYLNFPPYNHPYGAHLSDAIGMPWVHVFFSEKTLIETYKELVKDLPDGRDRIEFRISKKSDGTEYFSYINKMTIKRADNILQNSKFNIEYYSEEPLRNIFKYPAKLPGLKEFLVKMVVCVLRK is encoded by the coding sequence ATGAAGAAATTATGTATGACAGTAAATAAAATGTTTAAGCTGCCTGTACATCCCTTCAACCTTAACAATGAGGGCAAAAAAACATATGCTGAATGGCAATATGAAAAAGGCATTGATACAATTAAATTTTACTTGAAACACACAAGTGTTGATGAAATGTTTAAGGATAAAGTTGTCCTTGATATAGGCTGCGGTGCAGGGGGCAAGACTGTGTATTACGCATCAAGGGGAGTAAAGAAAATAGTAGGAGTTGAAATACTGGGAAAATATAAAGAGGAAGCTGAGGGACTGGCAAAGAAATACGGCATGGAAGATAAGTTCCAATTTGTAAGTGCTGATGCGTCTAAAACTCCTTTTGAGGATGAGACGTTTGATACCATAATAATGAATGATGCCATGGAGCATGTGGATGAACCTGAGAAGGTCCTTGATGAATGCTACAGAATATTAAAAAAGAACGGTAGGCTGTATTTGAATTTTCCGCCGTACAATCATCCATATGGTGCGCATTTAAGTGATGCGATAGGAATGCCGTGGGTGCATGTTTTCTTCAGTGAAAAAACACTTATAGAAACGTACAAAGAGCTGGTAAAGGATTTGCCTGATGGCAGAGACAGAATTGAATTCAGAATCAGCAAAAAATCCGATGGAACTGAATATTTTTCTTACATAAATAAAATGACCATAAAAAGAGCCGATAATATATTGCAAAACAGCAAATTTAATATCGAGTATTATTCGGAAGAGCCCTTGAGGAACATATTTAAATATCCTGCAAAACTTCCAGGTTTAAAGGAATTTTTGGTAAAAATGGTGGTCTGCGTTTTAAGAAAGTAA
- a CDS encoding DUF5693 family protein yields MRLNKVDKWILLLICFSLLVAVFTMYQRMEIEKQYNTAEIMLDYNEMEKFANSSENSLSYWLKEFKEYGAQSVAIPEETLKRLMEQGKPLRAEMVSELIKNYNWQDDYDAEIVSLIEEKEIGSNDVIVTTEDEELYNYIIFGLTERYSKEFFDTYTLDNVYYILLKGTNDDVYYGQTERVTNLKGDGVYESKRAVDSRLMNIGIGYDDAKINLAKDAGLDAILRPINFPTYNEKLTDVYKLTNEKYGLEPRIYLVGSKEVLGYPENEDKLLEYVRENNIAIGLIESSTQREHLESEGLNKLVEDSGYSALRVFTMWDYIRERNKYYNYEGAEEIENTMFRAITERNIRVIYFKPFFEEQKSTKYLTDEQEYKRTFESLEERLNEHGISLGRAEAIKEFHIGSKRLAVLSFGIALASVFLFIKMFNIKDKRAGFLYLFSVPAAFAPLVMRSLSEKGFSFAAAVVFSSLGIYFFMMQIKKIYDSSEKYSLIKTMSYSTVILAGAIVISLAGAAFVDAMLADVRYFLEMDIFRGVKFAQILPFGVFLIMFLIYFMNREADNPVKGAVNTAIKFLNLRIKIYYGIIVAIIGAIAYVYISRTGHESNLQPSNIEMITRNFMEYVLLARPRTKEFLFAFPAVFAAVYAASKKSEFFTGIFMLAAAIGTSSVINTFSHLRTPIYLSLARTVIALGFGIVIGCIAVIIMDLLYKIYAVLQERLK; encoded by the coding sequence ATGAGGTTAAATAAAGTTGATAAATGGATTCTTCTGTTGATTTGTTTTTCACTGTTGGTAGCGGTTTTTACAATGTACCAGAGGATGGAAATTGAAAAACAATATAACACTGCGGAAATCATGCTTGATTATAATGAAATGGAAAAATTCGCTAATAGCTCGGAGAATTCTTTAAGCTATTGGCTTAAAGAATTCAAGGAATATGGAGCACAGTCTGTTGCAATACCGGAAGAAACATTAAAGCGATTGATGGAACAGGGAAAACCCCTTAGAGCAGAAATGGTATCAGAGCTCATTAAAAACTATAACTGGCAGGATGATTATGATGCCGAGATTGTTTCATTGATTGAAGAAAAGGAAATCGGCTCAAATGATGTAATCGTAACAACAGAAGATGAAGAATTATACAACTACATCATATTCGGGCTGACAGAAAGATACAGTAAGGAATTTTTTGATACATACACACTGGACAATGTTTATTATATATTGCTGAAGGGTACAAATGATGATGTATATTATGGTCAGACTGAAAGGGTGACAAATCTCAAGGGTGACGGAGTATATGAGTCTAAAAGAGCTGTTGATTCAAGACTGATGAATATCGGTATCGGCTATGACGATGCTAAAATTAATCTGGCAAAGGATGCGGGACTCGATGCTATATTAAGACCTATCAACTTTCCTACATACAATGAAAAACTGACGGATGTATATAAATTAACCAATGAGAAATATGGATTAGAGCCCAGGATATATCTGGTTGGCAGCAAGGAAGTGCTGGGATATCCAGAAAACGAGGATAAGCTGCTTGAATACGTAAGGGAAAATAATATTGCCATAGGGCTTATTGAGAGTTCAACGCAAAGAGAGCATCTCGAGAGCGAGGGTTTGAATAAACTGGTTGAGGATTCGGGATATAGTGCTCTCAGAGTTTTCACCATGTGGGATTACATAAGAGAGAGAAACAAGTACTATAATTACGAAGGTGCTGAAGAAATTGAAAATACAATGTTTAGGGCGATTACCGAGCGAAATATAAGAGTTATATATTTTAAGCCATTCTTTGAAGAACAAAAAAGCACAAAATACTTAACTGACGAGCAGGAATATAAAAGAACATTTGAAAGCCTTGAGGAAAGGCTTAACGAGCATGGTATAAGTCTTGGAAGAGCTGAAGCCATCAAAGAATTTCACATAGGATCAAAAAGATTGGCTGTATTGTCTTTCGGCATAGCACTGGCTTCGGTATTCTTATTTATCAAAATGTTTAACATAAAGGATAAAAGAGCAGGTTTCCTTTATTTGTTCAGTGTGCCTGCAGCTTTTGCACCATTAGTAATGAGAAGCTTATCTGAAAAAGGCTTTTCATTTGCTGCTGCAGTTGTTTTTTCATCACTGGGTATATATTTCTTTATGATGCAGATAAAGAAAATATACGATTCATCCGAAAAATATTCATTAATTAAAACAATGTCTTATTCAACTGTAATACTGGCGGGAGCTATAGTTATATCGCTGGCAGGGGCAGCATTTGTGGATGCAATGCTCGCTGATGTAAGGTACTTTCTTGAAATGGATATTTTCAGGGGTGTAAAATTTGCTCAGATACTGCCTTTCGGAGTATTTTTGATTATGTTTTTGATATACTTTATGAACAGGGAAGCAGATAACCCTGTAAAGGGTGCTGTAAATACTGCAATAAAGTTTCTGAATTTAAGGATAAAAATTTATTATGGAATAATTGTTGCGATTATCGGCGCCATTGCCTATGTGTACATTTCCAGAACGGGACATGAATCGAATCTTCAGCCTTCAAACATAGAAATGATTACAAGGAATTTCATGGAATATGTATTGCTGGCACGACCCAGAACAAAAGAATTTTTGTTTGCGTTTCCTGCTGTTTTCGCAGCTGTGTATGCCGCAAGCAAAAAATCAGAGTTTTTTACGGGTATATTCATGCTTGCAGCTGCAATCGGAACATCTTCCGTCATAAACACTTTTTCCCATTTGAGAACACCGATATACCTTTCTTTGGCAAGAACAGTTATCGCTTTGGGGTTTGGAATTGTAATTGGATGTATTGCTGTTATTATAATGGATTTACTATATAAAATATATGCTGTGTTGCAGGAGAGGCTGAAGTGA
- the csaB gene encoding polysaccharide pyruvyl transferase CsaB: MKKILLAGYYGFGNLGDEAILEMAIKQMLEITDIENITVLSGNKERTREKYNVSTIDRYNVFSIVFNLVKSDALVFGGGSLLQDITSKRSIYYYLFLIRLAKLMNNKVIMLSQGIGPIINENSKKALKDTLPLIDYMTVRDKHSKEFLEGIGMDKNKVFLSTDPVINLRAGEKYKSKGRGKKKVCFSLRNWKNADVSKKISILTEKLVENGIECYFIPFYYNEDTELIDQVEKSIGDKAVYYKERLTTSQAFDIIRDMDVLVGVRLHSLIFAAAANVPFVAVSYDHKVDHFANSVNMKVACVIDNIDVDLLFDEIMKKISNESEEKKKLEESVEELREMTKINYKILKEI, encoded by the coding sequence GTGAAAAAAATATTGTTGGCGGGATACTATGGGTTTGGAAATTTAGGGGACGAAGCAATATTGGAGATGGCAATTAAACAAATGCTTGAAATTACGGATATAGAAAATATTACGGTTTTATCCGGCAATAAGGAAAGAACAAGAGAAAAATACAATGTAAGTACAATTGACAGATACAATGTGTTTTCAATTGTGTTCAATCTTGTGAAGTCGGATGCTCTAGTATTTGGAGGCGGAAGCCTTCTTCAGGATATAACAAGCAAGAGAAGCATATATTACTATCTTTTTTTAATCAGGCTTGCAAAGTTGATGAATAACAAGGTAATAATGCTCAGCCAGGGTATAGGTCCAATAATAAACGAAAACAGCAAAAAAGCCCTGAAAGATACACTGCCGCTTATAGATTACATGACTGTAAGAGATAAGCACTCCAAGGAATTTCTTGAAGGGATCGGTATGGATAAAAATAAAGTATTTCTGTCAACCGATCCGGTAATTAATTTGAGAGCAGGAGAAAAATACAAGTCAAAAGGCCGCGGTAAAAAAAAGGTCTGTTTTTCGCTGAGAAATTGGAAGAATGCTGATGTAAGCAAAAAAATAAGCATACTAACGGAAAAGCTGGTTGAAAACGGCATAGAGTGCTATTTTATTCCTTTTTATTACAATGAGGATACGGAACTGATAGATCAGGTTGAAAAAAGCATCGGAGACAAAGCTGTTTATTACAAGGAGAGGCTTACAACAAGCCAGGCGTTTGATATAATAAGAGATATGGATGTGCTTGTGGGAGTGAGGCTGCATTCTCTAATATTTGCGGCAGCCGCAAATGTACCTTTTGTGGCGGTTTCATATGATCATAAAGTTGACCACTTTGCAAACAGTGTAAATATGAAAGTTGCATGTGTGATTGACAATATAGATGTGGATTTGCTCTTTGACGAAATAATGAAAAAAATCAGCAATGAATCCGAGGAAAAGAAGAAGCTTGAAGAAAGTGTAGAGGAATTGAGAGAGATGACAAAGATTAATTATAAAATACTGAAGGAAATATAA